A single genomic interval of Spirosoma linguale DSM 74 harbors:
- a CDS encoding hypothetical protein (KEGG: sbp:Sbal223_0625 hypothetical protein) — translation MKTLVYTCLILLTCLTRIMAQTEKGRWTAGATVGNFTYSKKDAYRSFSASLTPLAGYFVANNLEVGTGVPLSVNTSKYVNPNGDAKNSGTSIGLSPYVRYYFGPAKLKPFVGLAYGYSWTSIRNRDSGQDTKGKGFTSTLTPTVGVAYFINRSVALNASLNYISQRYRTAYVSYNSGGTPIEVPVSTSNYMSLGIGFQIFLGQ, via the coding sequence TGTTGACGTGCCTAACACGGATAATGGCTCAAACCGAGAAAGGACGCTGGACCGCTGGCGCCACCGTTGGGAATTTTACGTATAGCAAGAAAGATGCGTATCGTTCGTTTTCGGCTAGTTTAACCCCATTAGCGGGCTATTTCGTAGCAAATAATCTGGAGGTTGGTACAGGTGTGCCCCTTAGCGTAAACACGAGTAAATACGTTAATCCGAACGGGGATGCAAAGAATAGCGGTACCTCTATTGGGCTGTCTCCTTACGTGCGCTATTATTTCGGACCTGCTAAACTAAAGCCTTTTGTTGGTCTGGCGTATGGCTACTCCTGGACGAGTATACGCAATCGTGATTCAGGCCAGGATACTAAGGGTAAGGGCTTTACGTCTACACTAACGCCAACCGTTGGCGTCGCTTACTTTATCAATCGCTCTGTTGCCTTAAATGCCAGTCTGAATTATATCTCGCAGAGATACAGGACAGCCTATGTCAGTTATAACAGCGGTGGTACTCCGATAGAGGTTCCCGTGTCAACGAGCAACTACATGAGTTTGGGTATTGGCTTTCAGATATTTCTGGGTCAAT